A region from the Melioribacter roseus P3M-2 genome encodes:
- a CDS encoding family 16 glycosylhydrolase, with protein sequence MKIKFISLLIACFLIFAPDLKSQQLPPAGFELIWSDEFNGENLNPDDWGSGMKPWGAKDNNPCLIVPEDTYIEDGNLVLRIKEGNYGQYKYSCGWAWTKKWFKYGYFEMRAKYPKGKGQWPAWWMLKEGWPPEIDIAEYRGEPKSYMTQAFYWGNWSTNLLKESEGWDFTEWHTYALHWGPQFLIWYVDGKITKYFYGDEVPTDPMYMIFSAGLDGSDADSTTGFPNYYAIDYVRVYQSSDTSDCFSTPVVPNAQVNFGAWQITDTIYAKKGEYIGLAPYPSSGGEWIWSGSGLSGSSYPQYFIAQQSDTIVAKFVNACGDTSALNFYLFVNLTGIEEEKILKDDYTLLQNYPNPFNPVTTIKYRTPAYGKIELKVYDIFGQEITTLVDGLKAPGIYEEKFDGNNLPSGIYFYRLQTESGYSETRKLLLMK encoded by the coding sequence GTGAAAATCAAATTCATAAGCTTATTAATTGCCTGTTTTTTAATATTCGCTCCGGATCTAAAATCCCAGCAATTGCCTCCTGCCGGATTCGAACTAATATGGAGCGACGAATTCAACGGGGAAAATCTAAATCCCGACGATTGGGGCTCTGGCATGAAACCGTGGGGCGCTAAAGACAATAATCCGTGTTTGATTGTTCCGGAAGACACATACATTGAAGACGGAAATCTTGTGTTGAGAATCAAAGAAGGAAACTACGGTCAATATAAATATTCGTGCGGTTGGGCGTGGACCAAAAAATGGTTTAAGTACGGTTATTTTGAAATGCGCGCCAAATATCCGAAAGGTAAAGGACAATGGCCCGCATGGTGGATGTTGAAAGAGGGTTGGCCTCCAGAGATCGATATCGCCGAGTATCGCGGAGAACCCAAAAGTTATATGACTCAGGCTTTCTATTGGGGCAATTGGAGTACAAATTTGTTAAAAGAAAGCGAGGGCTGGGACTTTACCGAATGGCATACGTACGCTCTTCATTGGGGACCGCAATTTTTGATATGGTATGTCGACGGGAAAATTACAAAATATTTTTATGGCGATGAAGTTCCAACAGATCCGATGTATATGATTTTCAGCGCGGGACTGGACGGCTCCGACGCAGATTCCACTACGGGTTTTCCGAATTACTATGCGATAGATTATGTCCGCGTTTATCAAAGCTCCGATACAAGCGATTGTTTCTCTACTCCGGTTGTGCCGAATGCGCAGGTAAACTTCGGCGCATGGCAAATAACCGATACAATTTATGCGAAGAAAGGTGAATATATCGGGCTGGCTCCTTATCCTTCATCCGGAGGCGAATGGATCTGGAGCGGCTCAGGCTTGTCGGGTTCGTCATATCCTCAATATTTTATTGCTCAACAAAGCGATACGATAGTTGCTAAATTTGTTAATGCTTGCGGAGATACCAGCGCGCTGAATTTTTATCTTTTTGTAAATCTGACCGGAATAGAGGAAGAAAAAATATTGAAAGACGATTATACGCTTTTGCAAAACTATCCGAACCCTTTTAATCCCGTTACTACCATTAAATACCGGACTCCTGCGTATGGGAAAATTGAATTAAAGGTATATGACATTTTCGGACAGGAAATAACAACTCTTGTAGACGGCTTAAAAGCTCCCGGAATCTACGAAGAAAAGTTTGACGGGAATAATTTGCCAAGCGGTATTTACTTTTACAGACTTCAGACCGAAAGCGGATACAGCGAAACGAGGAAATTACTACTTATGAAATAA
- a CDS encoding glycoside hydrolase family 88 protein → MIRKMLPAVFYFISVVVTGQNFAGVKHIDKTGNHSESYQSLTFDGAWCWFSDPRAVYYEGKHRRTYAAWVDSYGDVIVGYYDHDAKKIASKVLEDNFEIDDHDNPSLLFMPDGRLMVFFTKHSSKYPILLFTMKNPEDISAWEKKELNLNDEETYKGFHSSYTYANPVMLSAENDRIYLFWRGIDYKPNYSYSDDMGKTWRKSRILILPERIYNLRRPYLKVASNGKDKIAFAFTDGHPRNESENSVYYMYYKNGAFYDAENNEIGKLDGEPVKPQNASVVYDAKLTKQKAWVWDVALDREENPVIVYSKFPDDTNHIYCYARWNKKSWNNYDLVNSGKWFPETPEGAIEREPNYSGGISIDHENPNVVYLSVIRDSVFEIEKWTLEKNKKWIAENITKGSSKNNVRPVTVLNAYEDNPLQVLWMQNTRYVHYTDFFSSIKMNLPSPKITNPFNVDEIKNLMRQAADWQLANPIKESKLDWHYGAFYIGLEALYETVKEDRYLNEMINVGQKNKWRLLNHIFNADRLTIADVYAWLYERKKNPEMIDIAKWVMDIHKVRTVKADPRYDKNEYRFEWWTWCDALFMAPPSFARMYRATGDTSYLKYAIDHWWITSDYLYSKEDSLFYRDDRFFDKKSENGKKIFWCRGNGWVIAGLARMLNIIPKDDPSRPEFENQFKEMAHKLLSLQREHGLWTASLYDPEQLPMGESSGSAFYTYALAWGINNGLLDKAVFEPAVKKAWKALCANVNEWGRLGYVQQVAGDPYPFYENQWQVYATGAFLLCGKEIITLVDNE, encoded by the coding sequence ATGATAAGAAAAATGCTTCCGGCGGTTTTCTACTTTATTAGCGTTGTCGTAACGGGACAAAATTTTGCCGGCGTAAAGCATATTGATAAAACGGGAAATCATTCCGAAAGTTACCAATCGTTAACATTCGACGGAGCCTGGTGTTGGTTTTCCGACCCGCGCGCGGTTTACTACGAAGGCAAGCATCGACGCACTTATGCGGCATGGGTCGACAGCTACGGCGATGTTATCGTCGGCTATTACGATCATGACGCGAAGAAGATTGCCTCTAAAGTTCTGGAAGACAATTTCGAAATCGACGATCACGATAATCCTTCTCTTCTCTTTATGCCGGACGGCAGATTAATGGTCTTTTTTACGAAACACAGCAGTAAATATCCGATTCTTCTTTTTACAATGAAAAATCCCGAGGATATTTCCGCCTGGGAAAAGAAGGAATTAAATCTGAACGACGAAGAAACTTACAAAGGATTTCACAGCAGTTATACGTATGCTAATCCCGTTATGCTTTCAGCGGAAAATGACAGAATCTATTTATTCTGGAGAGGAATCGATTATAAACCGAATTATTCCTATTCCGACGACATGGGAAAAACCTGGAGGAAAAGCAGAATTTTAATTTTACCCGAAAGAATCTACAACCTCCGAAGACCCTATTTGAAAGTTGCGTCCAACGGCAAAGATAAAATTGCCTTTGCTTTTACCGACGGGCATCCGCGCAACGAGAGCGAAAACAGCGTCTACTATATGTATTATAAAAACGGCGCTTTCTACGACGCAGAGAACAATGAAATTGGAAAACTCGACGGCGAGCCCGTTAAACCGCAAAATGCCTCGGTGGTTTATGACGCAAAACTTACAAAACAAAAAGCCTGGGTATGGGATGTAGCCCTCGACAGGGAAGAAAATCCCGTAATCGTTTATTCGAAATTTCCCGACGACACCAATCACATTTATTGTTATGCTCGGTGGAACAAAAAGAGTTGGAACAACTACGACCTGGTTAATTCAGGCAAATGGTTTCCCGAAACTCCCGAAGGCGCTATCGAACGAGAACCGAATTACTCCGGCGGGATAAGTATCGATCATGAAAATCCGAACGTAGTTTATTTGTCCGTAATAAGAGATTCCGTTTTTGAAATAGAAAAATGGACGCTCGAAAAAAACAAAAAATGGATTGCGGAAAATATTACGAAAGGCTCGAGCAAAAATAACGTGCGACCCGTTACGGTTTTAAATGCCTACGAAGATAATCCCTTGCAGGTTTTGTGGATGCAGAATACGCGTTACGTTCACTATACGGACTTTTTCTCGTCAATAAAAATGAACCTTCCTTCTCCAAAGATTACAAATCCGTTTAATGTAGACGAAATAAAAAATTTGATGCGTCAGGCGGCGGATTGGCAGCTGGCAAATCCGATTAAAGAGTCGAAGCTCGACTGGCATTACGGCGCTTTTTATATCGGGCTCGAAGCTTTGTACGAAACGGTCAAAGAAGACAGATATTTGAACGAAATGATTAACGTCGGTCAAAAAAACAAATGGCGATTACTGAATCATATTTTTAATGCGGACAGACTAACGATTGCCGATGTTTATGCGTGGCTTTACGAAAGGAAAAAAAATCCGGAGATGATCGATATTGCAAAGTGGGTTATGGATATTCACAAAGTCCGAACCGTAAAAGCCGATCCGAGATATGACAAAAACGAGTATCGTTTTGAATGGTGGACGTGGTGCGACGCTCTTTTCATGGCTCCGCCTTCTTTTGCGAGAATGTATCGTGCAACGGGAGATACCAGCTATCTCAAATATGCAATTGATCACTGGTGGATTACGTCGGATTATCTTTACTCGAAAGAAGACAGTCTCTTTTATCGCGACGACAGGTTCTTCGATAAAAAATCGGAAAACGGAAAAAAGATTTTCTGGTGCCGCGGAAACGGATGGGTGATTGCCGGTCTCGCAAGAATGTTGAATATAATTCCGAAAGACGATCCGTCGCGACCGGAATTTGAAAATCAATTTAAGGAAATGGCTCATAAATTACTTTCGTTACAACGGGAACACGGTTTGTGGACGGCAAGTTTGTACGATCCGGAACAGCTTCCGATGGGAGAATCGAGCGGCAGCGCTTTTTATACGTATGCGCTTGCATGGGGAATTAATAACGGACTGCTTGATAAAGCTGTTTTCGAACCCGCCGTTAAAAAAGCATGGAAAGCGCTCTGTGCAAACGTTAATGAATGGGGACGACTGGGCTATGTTCAACAAGTTGCAGGCGACCCTTATCCGTTCTACGAGAATCAATGGCAGGTTTATGCAACCGGAGCTTTTCTCCTTTGCGGTAAGGAAATTATAACTTTAGTGGATAACGAATAA
- a CDS encoding glycoside hydrolase family 2 TIM barrel-domain containing protein, with amino-acid sequence MKKRMIFLAAMFFLISQSYPQNFEKLERCNAFDKNWRFHLGDIKGAENPAFDDSNWRVLNLPHDYSIEGSFDSTYASATGYLPGGIGWYRKEFRLSPDDKNYNYYLQFDGVYERSEVWLNGRFLGRRPYGFISFYYDLTPYLNFGDKKNVIAVRVDNSDVADSRWYTGSGIFRHVWLYKKNRIHVANWGAFVTSHFVNKKRANVRAVTEVENNTNDDKLVKLQSIIIDSEGNVVGQTESEIIIPAGAKHEYDASINIKNPRLWSIEEPYLYRLVNKVYDGKLLADNDTVNFGVRTIRFDANEGFFLNDKPVTIKGVCLHNDAGPLGSAVPVREWESRLELMKEMGANAIRTSHNPPPPELLDLCDRMGFLVMDEAFDEWKIGKKKWIKGWNVGQEAGASGLNKYYSQNGYGDYFEEWAKRDLQDMVRRDRNHPSVILWSIGNEIDYPNDPYTDPTRDNYEPWRPPAFELTEIAKRLYDYIKEIDTTRPVTAALANIPLSNEIGYAQILDVVGYNYQEQYYQRDHARFPERKIIGSENGDSYSAWLAVKNNPFVSGQFLWTGIDYLGEAGKFPSRSNTSGLIDLCDFKKPGFYYRKSLWTDEPMVFVSVTPPYDTLNRFRFNTVESWNWDNYKEKELQVVAFTNCDSVRLLLNNRMISTKKLSDAEDAMIFWKVKYESGELTALAYRNGKVVAKHIIKTASEPESIILKSDRSSIEADGKDIARIEIIVVDKNGNRVPYADNIVETEVVGEGINIGFGNGDSKNLESFKSNAHSVYRGRARLFVQSNGNKGKIIVRAKSKNLKPGEIIINAN; translated from the coding sequence ATGAAAAAAAGGATGATATTTTTAGCGGCAATGTTTTTTCTGATAAGTCAAAGTTATCCGCAGAACTTTGAGAAATTAGAAAGATGCAATGCGTTCGACAAAAATTGGCGTTTTCACCTCGGTGATATTAAAGGAGCGGAGAATCCCGCTTTTGACGATTCTAATTGGAGAGTTTTGAATTTACCGCACGACTATAGTATTGAAGGGAGTTTCGATTCGACGTATGCAAGCGCAACGGGATATTTACCGGGCGGTATCGGCTGGTACAGAAAAGAATTTAGACTGTCCCCAGACGACAAAAATTATAATTACTATCTGCAGTTCGACGGAGTTTATGAGAGAAGCGAAGTTTGGTTAAACGGTCGATTCCTGGGGCGCCGTCCTTACGGCTTCATCAGTTTTTATTACGATCTCACGCCGTATCTCAACTTCGGGGACAAAAAAAATGTAATTGCCGTGCGCGTGGACAATTCGGATGTCGCCGATTCCAGATGGTATACCGGCAGCGGAATTTTCCGGCACGTCTGGCTTTATAAGAAAAACAGAATTCATGTTGCTAACTGGGGCGCTTTTGTTACCTCGCATTTTGTAAATAAAAAGCGGGCGAATGTAAGAGCGGTAACGGAAGTCGAGAACAATACAAACGACGACAAATTGGTGAAACTTCAGAGCATAATTATCGATTCCGAAGGGAATGTTGTAGGGCAAACAGAATCCGAAATAATTATTCCTGCTGGGGCTAAGCACGAATACGACGCTTCCATTAACATCAAAAACCCGCGTCTCTGGTCGATTGAAGAGCCTTACCTTTATCGGTTGGTCAATAAAGTTTACGACGGTAAACTGCTTGCGGATAACGATACGGTTAATTTTGGCGTCAGGACGATACGATTCGACGCTAACGAAGGATTCTTCTTAAACGATAAACCGGTTACGATAAAAGGAGTGTGTTTGCACAACGATGCAGGCCCGCTCGGCTCGGCTGTGCCTGTGCGGGAATGGGAAAGTAGATTGGAACTTATGAAAGAAATGGGAGCCAATGCAATAAGAACGAGTCACAATCCTCCGCCGCCGGAATTGCTGGACTTATGTGACCGTATGGGTTTCCTGGTTATGGACGAAGCGTTTGATGAATGGAAAATCGGAAAGAAAAAATGGATTAAAGGTTGGAATGTAGGTCAGGAAGCAGGCGCCTCGGGTCTGAATAAGTATTATTCTCAGAACGGCTACGGAGATTATTTCGAAGAATGGGCAAAAAGGGATCTTCAGGATATGGTAAGAAGAGACAGAAATCATCCGTCCGTTATACTCTGGAGCATCGGCAATGAAATCGATTATCCCAACGATCCTTATACCGACCCAACACGGGACAATTACGAACCGTGGCGTCCGCCCGCATTTGAATTAACCGAAATTGCAAAACGACTTTATGATTATATAAAAGAAATCGATACAACCCGTCCGGTAACTGCTGCTCTTGCCAATATTCCGCTTTCAAATGAAATCGGATACGCCCAGATTCTGGATGTTGTGGGTTACAATTATCAGGAGCAATATTATCAACGCGATCACGCAAGATTCCCCGAAAGAAAAATTATCGGCAGCGAAAACGGCGATTCATACAGCGCGTGGCTTGCAGTTAAAAATAATCCTTTTGTCTCCGGTCAGTTTTTATGGACGGGAATCGATTATTTGGGAGAAGCCGGCAAGTTCCCCTCGCGCAGCAATACTTCGGGCTTGATAGATTTGTGCGACTTCAAAAAACCGGGATTTTATTACAGAAAAAGTTTGTGGACGGACGAACCGATGGTCTTCGTCTCGGTGACGCCTCCTTACGATACTTTGAATCGCTTCCGGTTTAATACCGTGGAAAGCTGGAACTGGGATAATTATAAAGAAAAAGAATTACAGGTAGTTGCTTTTACAAACTGCGACAGCGTACGGCTCCTGCTGAATAACCGTATGATCTCTACAAAAAAATTATCCGACGCCGAAGACGCTATGATCTTTTGGAAAGTGAAATATGAATCCGGCGAATTAACCGCGCTGGCTTATCGAAACGGCAAAGTAGTTGCCAAACATATTATTAAGACCGCATCGGAACCGGAATCGATCATTCTGAAGTCCGACCGATCTTCAATTGAAGCCGACGGCAAGGACATTGCGAGAATTGAAATAATCGTTGTCGATAAAAACGGAAACAGGGTTCCCTACGCCGATAATATAGTTGAAACCGAAGTCGTGGGCGAAGGCATTAATATCGGCTTCGGAAACGGCGATAGCAAGAATCTCGAATCATTCAAATCAAATGCGCACTCGGTCTATCGGGGAAGAGCCCGGCTGTTTGTTCAATCGAACGGCAATAAAGGTAAAATAATCGTGAGGGCAAAATCAAAAAATTTGAAGCCCGGCGAAATTATAATTAACGCAAATTGA
- a CDS encoding BNR repeat-containing protein — translation MEIKRNIFNIFKKRAVNLILPGVLLAACSSGLKTNTTDIAEGWSANSINTVIFRRNSVVSSDKNQYAAFYDTAGYVILARRSLGSTDWEIRKTRFKGNVLDAHNSISIMIDGEGFLHMVWNEHNSDLHYCVSKEPESLELVEVNRMTGKHENSVSYPQFYKLRNGDLIFVYRDGESGNGNLVINYYNALEKNWVMLHDNLIDGEGKRNAYWQLDIDDNDVIHLSWVWRETPDVATNHDICYARSKDGGRTWEKSNGEKYLLPITLKSAEYAATIPQRSELINQTSMCIDKEGRPYIVNYWTPEGSNVPQYHLVYNDGNGWQIKQISQLKTPFRLSGAGTKRIPISRPLILCDKNNSLYLIYRGSETGNRITLFVCKDGERSIWKPRDITNFSVGMWEPTYDTELWRNSGILNLFVQKVGQGDAETIEKIPPQTVSVLEVNLTE, via the coding sequence ATGGAAATAAAAAGAAATATATTTAATATCTTCAAAAAAAGAGCGGTTAACTTAATCCTCCCGGGGGTGTTGCTGGCGGCTTGTTCATCCGGATTAAAAACAAATACGACCGACATTGCCGAAGGATGGTCTGCAAACTCGATCAACACGGTAATCTTCAGACGTAATTCCGTTGTTAGTTCGGACAAAAATCAGTACGCAGCGTTTTATGATACAGCCGGTTATGTTATACTTGCCAGAAGGTCGCTCGGTTCAACTGATTGGGAAATAAGAAAAACGCGGTTCAAAGGAAACGTGCTTGACGCGCACAACAGTATCAGCATTATGATTGACGGAGAGGGATTTTTGCATATGGTCTGGAACGAGCACAATTCCGATCTTCATTACTGCGTAAGCAAAGAACCGGAGAGCCTGGAATTAGTTGAAGTAAATCGCATGACGGGTAAACACGAAAACAGCGTTTCGTATCCTCAATTTTATAAACTTCGGAACGGGGATTTGATTTTTGTTTATCGGGACGGCGAATCGGGCAACGGCAATCTTGTAATTAATTATTACAACGCTTTAGAAAAAAACTGGGTTATGTTGCACGATAATTTAATAGACGGCGAAGGCAAACGAAACGCTTACTGGCAGCTTGATATTGACGACAACGACGTAATCCATCTTTCGTGGGTATGGAGAGAGACTCCTGATGTAGCGACAAATCATGATATCTGTTATGCCAGATCAAAAGACGGCGGACGCACATGGGAAAAATCGAACGGCGAAAAATATCTCCTGCCTATAACGCTGAAATCGGCGGAATATGCGGCAACAATACCACAACGCAGCGAACTGATTAATCAAACTTCGATGTGCATTGATAAAGAAGGCCGGCCGTATATCGTTAATTACTGGACGCCCGAAGGAAGTAATGTCCCTCAGTATCATCTCGTTTATAACGACGGAAACGGCTGGCAGATAAAACAAATATCCCAATTAAAAACGCCGTTTAGACTGAGCGGCGCCGGAACAAAAAGAATCCCGATTTCAAGACCTTTAATATTATGCGACAAGAACAATTCATTATACCTGATTTACAGGGGTTCCGAAACGGGAAACAGAATTACGCTTTTCGTCTGCAAAGACGGCGAACGCAGTATATGGAAACCGCGCGACATTACTAATTTCAGCGTCGGAATGTGGGAACCGACATACGATACCGAACTGTGGCGAAACTCCGGCATACTGAATCTCTTTGTGCAAAAAGTGGGTCAGGGCGACGCCGAAACAATTGAAAAAATTCCGCCTCAAACAGTTTCGGTTCTGGAAGTGAATTTAACCGAGTGA
- a CDS encoding PA14 domain-containing protein, giving the protein MRPGLLYKYYEGEFRRLPDFYELKPVRSGAVNNVVFPEGTPEYNYGLVFEGYIKIDRDGLYEFYLTSDDGSKLTIDNKEIILNDGLHAMIEKSGALFLNKGFHKINITFFQLGGGRGLNLKMKAPGGQKEVIDDRLLYHIEE; this is encoded by the coding sequence ATGAGACCCGGACTTTTATATAAATATTATGAAGGCGAATTCCGCAGACTTCCGGATTTTTACGAACTGAAACCTGTAAGAAGCGGCGCGGTAAATAATGTAGTATTTCCCGAAGGCACGCCCGAATACAATTACGGACTTGTTTTTGAAGGCTATATAAAAATTGACAGAGACGGCCTGTACGAGTTTTACCTTACCTCCGACGACGGTTCTAAATTGACGATCGACAATAAAGAGATTATTCTTAACGACGGCTTGCACGCTATGATTGAAAAATCGGGCGCGCTTTTTCTCAACAAAGGATTTCATAAGATTAACATTACGTTCTTCCAGTTGGGCGGAGGCAGAGGACTTAATCTGAAAATGAAAGCTCCCGGCGGACAGAAAGAAGTAATCGACGACAGACTTCTCTATCATATCGAAGAGTAA